TGTGTTTTATTTTTACTTATTTTATTTTAAATTTAACAATAGAAGAAGCTGTTATTAGAATGGTTTCTGTATTAATTATAGCTTGTCCTTGTGCTTTGGCGTTGGCAACTCCTGTGAGTTCGCTAGTTGCAATTAGCACGGCTTTAAAAGAAAAAATTTTATTTAAAGAAGCTGGAGTTGTAGAAGATTTAAGTAAATGCAATATAGCTGTTTTTGATAAAACAGGTGTTTTAACTAAGGCTAAATTAGAAGTTAAAAAAAGTATTTTAGATGATGATTTAGATATAAATGAATTGATTTGTTTTTTGAGATTAACCAACCATCCAGTTGCCAAAAGTATTTTAGATTATTTAAAAGATGGTGTATTAGAAAACATTAGATTTGAAAATATACAAAATTTTCAAGCAAAGGGTTATAAGGCTTTTATAAAGGAGAATGAATTTTTAGGTGGAAATAAAAGATTTTTCAATGAGAATAATATATATATAAATAAAATAGATGAAATTCAAGGAACGCATTTTATATTTGCTAAAAATAAAAAGATTTTAGCAATTTTTGAATTAGAAGATCAAATCAGAGAAAGCTCTCAAAAATTAATTAATTTTATGAAAAAACAAAATATGCAAATTTACATGTTAACAGGTGATAATCAAAACGCTGCGGAAAAAGTAGCATATGCTTTAGGAATAAAAAACTATAAAGCCTCTTGTATGCCAGAAGATAAAATGCAAATGGTATATGAGTTAAATCAGCAGGGTAAGGTTTTAATGATAGGAGATGGGGTAAATGATGCTTTAGCTCTTTCTTATGCAGGTGTTGGCATTTCTTTAAAAGAAGGTTCTGAGCTTGCAATGCAAAATTGTGATATTATTTTACTTAAAAATGATCTACAAAGTTTGCAAAAAGCAATTTTAATTTCCAAAAAAACTTATATGATTATAAAACAAAATTTAGCTTTTTCATTGTTTTATAATGCTCTAACTATGCCTTTAGCTTTTTTTGGACTAATCAATCCTCTTATAGCAGCTTTATCTATGTCTTTTAGTAGTATAATAGTAGTTTTAAATGCATTAAGGATTAAAAAATGAATGGCGTTTTGATGATGATGATAGGCGTTTCACTGATTGCTTTATTTTTAGCAATATGTGCTTTGCTTTGGGGGATTAAAAACAAACAATTTGATGATGATTATAAATTCACTACTTTAAATGATAGTGAAGAAGCTTTAAATGATGCGTATTTGCTTGAAAAAAGAAAAGAAGAAGCGTTAAAGAATAAAAAACAATAAAACAGCCAAAGAGGCTGTTTTGATTTATTTTTTTAGGCTTTCGATGTAATTTTCAATAGCTTGAAAATCTGCTTCTGTTAAACCTTTAAGATTGATTTTCATGATAGCACCTTGGCCATAAGCATTTCTTGTACCTGCTGCATATTCTTTCATGTATTGTAATCTTTCAGCTGGAGTTAAAGAATTTAAAGCTGGAACTTTATTTAAGTAAACTTTATCAGCTTTTGCACCATGGCAAACTGCACATTTTTTATAAAGTGTAGCACCATCTGCAGCATAAGCTGAAACGCCAAGACAAGCTAACGCCGATAAAACAAGTAATTTTTTCATTGTATTTCTCCTATAAAATTGAAAATAAAATACTACTAATTATATGATTTTTTTATTTATATTGGCTTAAAAAAATAATCGATATATTATGAAAATCTTAATAAAAATACATTATAATTTTTCTATGAAAAAAAATGCTTTGTTTTTAGATAGAGATGGAATTATAAATATAGATAAAAAATATGTCCATAAGATAGAAGATTTTGAATTTTGCGATGGTATTTTTGAGCTTTGTGAATTTTTTATGCAAAAAGATTTTTTAATTTTTGTTATAACTAATCAATCAGGCATAGCAAGAGGCTACTATAGTGAAAAAGATTTTGAAATTTTAAGTTCTTATATGATAAATGAATTTTCAAAAAAAGATATAAAAATACAAAAAATTTATCATTGTCCGCATTTAGATGGTTGCGAATGTAGAAAGCCAAAGCCTGCTATGCTTTTAAAAGCAC
The genomic region above belongs to Campylobacter peloridis LMG 23910 and contains:
- the ccoS gene encoding cbb3-type cytochrome oxidase assembly protein CcoS, with the protein product MNGVLMMMIGVSLIALFLAICALLWGIKNKQFDDDYKFTTLNDSEEALNDAYLLEKRKEEALKNKKQ
- a CDS encoding cytochrome c553, coding for MKKLLVLSALACLGVSAYAADGATLYKKCAVCHGAKADKVYLNKVPALNSLTPAERLQYMKEYAAGTRNAYGQGAIMKINLKGLTEADFQAIENYIESLKK
- a CDS encoding D-glycero-alpha-D-manno-heptose-1,7-bisphosphate 7-phosphatase, which codes for MKILIKIHYNFSMKKNALFLDRDGIINIDKKYVHKIEDFEFCDGIFELCEFFMQKDFLIFVITNQSGIARGYYSEKDFEILSSYMINEFSKKDIKIQKIYHCPHLDGCECRKPKPAMLLKAQNEFNINMEKSFFIGDNITDMQAGINAKIKNLFLINEDYKDNENYKVFKNLKELLRYLKD